A region from the uncultured Draconibacterium sp. genome encodes:
- a CDS encoding sigma-70 family RNA polymerase sigma factor produces MTQIQFNNALLGLSDKLHYYALSLTADSEKADDLLQETFLKALTYRDKFTQNTNFKAWIYTIMKNTFINDYRRNVKTKNTFDGSNNDFHLMFSKDKVYPAPDSFYSSKEINKSINALDDEYRVPFTMFLEGYKYKEIAEELDLPLGTVKSRIFFTRKKLEKALNEYAEN; encoded by the coding sequence ATGACTCAGATTCAATTTAATAACGCTTTGCTCGGATTGAGCGACAAACTGCACTACTATGCTTTAAGTTTAACTGCCGACTCGGAAAAGGCTGACGACCTGTTACAGGAGACTTTCCTGAAAGCATTAACCTATCGTGACAAGTTTACACAAAACACGAATTTTAAAGCATGGATTTACACCATTATGAAGAACACCTTCATTAATGATTACCGTAGAAATGTTAAAACAAAGAACACCTTTGATGGTTCAAACAACGACTTCCATCTAATGTTTTCAAAAGATAAAGTTTATCCTGCTCCGGATTCATTTTACAGTTCAAAAGAAATTAACAAGAGTATTAATGCACTTGATGACGAATACCGTGTTCCGTTTACCATGTTTTTAGAAGGATACAAATACAAAGAAATAGCTGAAGAGCTGGATTTGCCATTGGGAACGGTTAAAAGTCGCATCTTTTTCACGCGTAAAAAGCTGGAAAAAGCATTGAACGAATACGCAGAAAATTAA
- a CDS encoding DUF5606 domain-containing protein, producing the protein MLKGILAISGHSGLFKMVAESKNSIIVESLDTKKRIPVYSTAKVSALEDIAIYTYEGDIPLKDVFKSISDSENGGAAISPKSSGNELKAYFEKVLPDYDQERVYVSDIKKVLLWYNALQEKDMLDFSETEDEETTSEETAD; encoded by the coding sequence ATGTTAAAAGGGATATTAGCAATTTCAGGACACTCGGGACTTTTTAAAATGGTTGCCGAAAGTAAAAACAGCATTATTGTAGAATCGTTAGATACAAAAAAACGTATACCGGTTTATTCTACCGCAAAAGTATCGGCATTGGAAGATATTGCCATTTATACCTACGAAGGAGACATCCCTTTGAAAGATGTTTTTAAATCTATTTCGGACAGCGAAAATGGAGGAGCAGCTATTTCTCCAAAATCTTCGGGAAATGAGTTAAAAGCATATTTCGAAAAAGTGTTGCCTGATTACGATCAGGAACGTGTTTATGTTTCCGATATCAAAAAAGTATTGTTGTGGTATAACGCTTTACAGGAAAAAGATATGCTCGATTTTTCGGAAACCGAGGACGAAGAAACAACAAGCGAAGAAACAGCTGATTAA
- a CDS encoding TonB-dependent receptor: MKNVKLNQDVQSVLTFRKWGRKNYSSFLTVRKQVVIAVLSVIYFISAPVISLATVQDTSEVKMEFDLDEIEVSAQRTPALYSQVARIVSVIERKEIEAAPAQSVQDLLEYIAAIDVRQRGTEGVQADVSVRGGTFDQTLILLNGINITDPQTGHHNLNLPVSLAQIQRIEVLQGPAARVYGPNAFSGAINIVTRQSASNEVEAAISGGSYGYFDGNLSGAFSTGKWQHLLAFSGKRSDGYINNTDFNELNGFYSTRLNTTKGVLKFQLGISEKGFGANSFYTPKYPNQYEATKTLFASAKWESQGIFHFSPATYYRRHQDRFELYRTDKYKPTNDGYYTWGNDTMPGWYSSHNYHLTKVYGTNLNWWVKWAAGKTAFGVEFRSEEIFSNVLGNEMDRPIDVPGEDAQFTKSDEREIISGFLEHALYRNNWTFTAGLMTNYISGSDLGVNVFPGIDLSYKASDAVKLYSSYNTSLRMPTFTDLYYDGPSNVGNPDLKPEKSATIEGGVKYNSDWIRGHAVVFYRQGKDIIDWVKENPDTEIWQPQNLTEINNLGTEIQAQLLLRNKFGKQLPNVQISYLYNNVEKVDADFVSNYALDNLKHKLVSSFSQQLASGLTFDLRFVFQDREGTYTLFENKLPVDEVNYEAFAVFDIKLNYQQKKYSVFVSVNNIFDKEYNDIGNVIQPGRWFKTGIIYKIGFN, encoded by the coding sequence ATGAAAAATGTAAAGTTAAACCAGGATGTGCAATCGGTTTTAACTTTCAGGAAATGGGGAAGAAAAAATTATTCTTCATTTCTCACTGTCCGAAAACAAGTTGTTATAGCAGTTTTATCGGTTATTTATTTTATTTCAGCACCGGTAATTTCTTTGGCAACTGTTCAGGATACTTCTGAAGTTAAAATGGAGTTTGACCTTGATGAGATTGAGGTTAGTGCGCAACGAACGCCTGCTTTGTATTCGCAGGTGGCACGGATTGTTTCCGTGATTGAGAGAAAAGAAATTGAGGCGGCACCGGCTCAAAGTGTTCAGGATTTGTTGGAGTACATTGCTGCCATTGATGTACGACAACGCGGTACCGAGGGGGTGCAAGCGGATGTAAGTGTTCGCGGCGGTACTTTCGACCAAACCTTAATTTTGTTAAATGGCATTAATATCACCGACCCGCAAACCGGCCATCACAATTTAAATCTTCCGGTAAGTTTAGCCCAGATCCAGCGGATAGAAGTTCTTCAAGGACCAGCAGCACGTGTATACGGTCCCAATGCTTTTTCGGGGGCTATAAATATTGTTACAAGGCAAAGTGCTTCTAACGAGGTAGAAGCAGCAATATCGGGTGGAAGCTATGGTTATTTTGATGGAAACCTTTCCGGAGCATTTTCTACGGGTAAATGGCAGCATTTGCTGGCATTTAGCGGAAAAAGGTCAGATGGGTATATTAACAATACCGATTTTAACGAATTAAACGGGTTTTATTCAACCCGGCTAAACACCACCAAAGGAGTGTTGAAATTCCAGCTCGGGATTTCTGAAAAAGGTTTTGGTGCCAACAGCTTTTATACGCCAAAATATCCAAACCAGTATGAAGCTACCAAAACATTGTTTGCTTCGGCAAAATGGGAAAGTCAGGGTATTTTCCATTTTAGTCCGGCAACCTATTACCGAAGGCACCAGGATAGATTTGAACTTTATCGTACCGATAAATACAAACCAACAAATGACGGTTACTACACTTGGGGAAACGACACCATGCCGGGCTGGTACTCTTCGCATAATTATCATTTAACCAAGGTTTATGGTACCAACTTAAATTGGTGGGTAAAATGGGCAGCCGGAAAAACAGCATTTGGTGTAGAGTTTCGGTCGGAAGAAATATTTAGTAATGTATTGGGCAACGAAATGGATAGGCCTATTGATGTTCCGGGTGAAGATGCTCAGTTTACAAAGTCAGACGAGCGAGAAATTATCTCTGGTTTTTTAGAGCATGCCTTGTACCGCAATAACTGGACTTTTACTGCCGGACTGATGACAAATTATATTTCGGGGAGTGATTTGGGAGTGAATGTGTTTCCGGGAATTGATTTGAGTTACAAAGCCTCTGACGCAGTTAAACTTTACTCCAGTTACAATACATCGTTACGCATGCCAACATTCACCGATTTGTATTACGATGGTCCGTCGAATGTTGGAAACCCTGATTTGAAACCAGAAAAATCAGCGACTATAGAAGGGGGAGTAAAGTATAATTCGGATTGGATTAGAGGGCATGCTGTTGTTTTTTATCGCCAGGGGAAAGACATTATTGACTGGGTAAAAGAAAATCCGGACACCGAAATATGGCAGCCGCAAAACCTGACCGAAATTAATAACCTTGGAACCGAGATTCAGGCACAATTGCTTTTACGAAATAAGTTTGGGAAACAATTGCCAAACGTACAAATAAGCTATTTATATAATAATGTAGAGAAAGTGGATGCCGATTTTGTTTCGAATTACGCATTGGATAACTTAAAACACAAGTTGGTGAGCTCGTTTAGCCAGCAACTGGCCAGTGGATTAACATTCGATTTACGTTTTGTTTTTCAGGACAGGGAAGGAACGTATACGCTTTTTGAAAATAAACTGCCGGTTGACGAGGTAAACTACGAAGCTTTTGCCGTGTTCGACATAAAATTAAATTACCAGCAAAAAAAGTATTCAGTGTTTGTTTCGGTAAATAATATTTTTGATAAAGAATACAACGATATTGGCAATGTTATTCAGCCGGGAAGGTGGTTTAAAACAGGCATTATTTATAAAATAGGATTTAATTAA
- a CDS encoding DJ-1 family glyoxalase III: MKKIAVHLAEGFEEIEAISIIDVLRRADLDVEIVSMNKTMEVTGSHQITVKADTLFEDLDYDNIDMIVLPGGMPGAANLKAHSGLREQILNFNDMKKPLAAICAAPMVFGNLGLLKEKQATCYPGFEDELHGAIITGEAVEEAGNIITGKGAGVAIDFALKIVEKFKGKEVANELGAKMIVQ, encoded by the coding sequence ATGAAGAAAATTGCGGTTCATTTAGCCGAAGGATTTGAAGAAATTGAAGCTATAAGTATTATCGATGTGCTAAGGCGTGCCGATTTGGATGTAGAAATTGTTTCGATGAACAAAACAATGGAAGTTACCGGGTCACACCAAATCACCGTAAAAGCCGATACCTTGTTTGAAGACCTGGATTACGATAACATCGATATGATAGTGCTTCCGGGCGGAATGCCGGGGGCGGCAAATTTAAAAGCTCACAGCGGCCTACGTGAGCAAATCTTAAATTTTAATGATATGAAAAAGCCACTGGCAGCTATTTGTGCAGCTCCGATGGTTTTTGGCAACCTGGGTTTGCTGAAAGAAAAACAGGCAACCTGTTACCCGGGATTTGAAGATGAATTACACGGGGCAATTATTACCGGAGAGGCAGTGGAGGAAGCAGGAAATATTATTACCGGAAAAGGTGCCGGTGTTGCTATCGATTTTGCTTTAAAAATTGTGGAAAAGTTTAAGGGAAAAGAAGTTGCCAATGAACTGGGTGCTAAAATGATTGTACAGTAA